A part of Pantoea vagans genomic DNA contains:
- the ftsB gene encoding cell division protein FtsB, which yields MGKLTLLLLVLLGWLQYSLWLGKNGIHDYTRVNDDVAVQQANNAKLKSRNDQLFAEIDDLNGGSEAIEERARNELGMIKPGETFYRLVPDQNKRNAQQAAQNQQR from the coding sequence ATGGGAAAACTGACGTTACTGTTATTGGTGCTGCTAGGCTGGCTGCAATATTCATTGTGGCTGGGGAAAAATGGCATCCATGACTATACGCGCGTCAATGATGATGTCGCGGTGCAACAGGCAAACAATGCCAAACTGAAATCGCGAAACGATCAGCTGTTTGCCGAAATTGACGACCTCAATGGCGGCTCGGAAGCGATCGAGGAGCGTGCACGCAATGAACTGGGCATGATTAAGCCCGGTGAGACTTTCTATCGTCTGGTGCCTGACCAGAACAAACGCAACGCGCAACAAGCAGCGCAAAACCAACAACGATAA
- the ispD gene encoding 2-C-methyl-D-erythritol 4-phosphate cytidylyltransferase, translated as MNTLASLADVIAVVPAAGIGSRMQATCPKQYLTIGQHTLLEHSIARLFSHPAIRQVIVALSPDDEHFASLPLARDPRVLRVTGGETRAESVLAGLQAAQGSAWVLVHDAARPCLHPDDLQQLLNVREQSHVGGILAAPVRDTMKRGEPGKAAVAHTVERDDLWHALTPQFFPHALLTACLTRALAEGATITDEASALEYCGYHPLLVSGRSDNIKVTRPEDLALAAFYLSQIQLKESA; from the coding sequence ATGAACACTCTGGCCTCCCTTGCGGATGTGATTGCCGTGGTGCCCGCTGCCGGGATCGGCAGTCGCATGCAGGCAACCTGTCCGAAGCAGTATCTGACGATTGGTCAGCACACCCTTCTGGAACACAGCATTGCACGTCTGTTTTCCCATCCCGCCATCAGACAGGTGATTGTTGCCCTCAGCCCCGATGACGAGCACTTTGCTTCCCTGCCGCTGGCACGCGATCCGCGCGTGCTCAGGGTGACAGGCGGAGAGACCCGTGCCGAATCGGTGCTGGCCGGACTTCAGGCCGCTCAGGGCTCCGCCTGGGTGCTGGTGCATGACGCTGCGCGTCCCTGTCTGCATCCCGACGATCTCCAGCAACTGCTCAACGTGCGCGAACAGAGCCACGTAGGCGGAATTCTGGCCGCGCCCGTGCGCGACACGATGAAGCGGGGCGAGCCGGGCAAAGCGGCAGTGGCTCATACCGTAGAACGTGACGATCTCTGGCACGCCTTAACGCCGCAATTTTTCCCTCATGCGCTGCTCACCGCCTGCCTGACGCGGGCGCTGGCAGAAGGCGCGACCATCACCGATGAAGCGTCGGCGCTGGAGTATTGCGGCTACCATCCGCTATTAGTCAGCGGACGCAGTGATAACATCAAAGTCACCCGGCCAGAAGATCTGGCGCTGGCGGCTTTTTATCTGAGTCAGATTCAATTAAAGGAGAGCGCATGA
- the ispF gene encoding 2-C-methyl-D-erythritol 2,4-cyclodiphosphate synthase has translation MRIGHGFDVHAFGGEGPLVIGGVRIPFEHGFIAHSDGDVALHALTDALLGAVAMGDIGKLFPDTDPAFKGADSRGLLREAWRRIEAKGYRIGNVDVTIIAQAPKMLPHVPQMRINIAEDLGCHMDAVNVKATTTEKLGFTGRGEGIACEAVALVLKADSQ, from the coding sequence ATGCGTATCGGTCACGGTTTTGACGTTCACGCCTTTGGCGGAGAAGGTCCGTTAGTGATTGGCGGTGTGCGGATCCCGTTTGAACACGGTTTTATCGCCCATTCCGATGGCGATGTGGCGCTGCATGCGCTGACTGACGCCCTGCTGGGCGCAGTAGCGATGGGCGATATCGGCAAGCTGTTTCCCGACACCGATCCGGCCTTTAAAGGGGCGGACAGCCGCGGCCTGCTGCGTGAGGCCTGGCGTCGTATCGAAGCCAAAGGCTATCGTATCGGTAATGTCGACGTTACGATTATTGCTCAGGCACCGAAAATGCTGCCGCATGTGCCACAGATGCGTATCAACATCGCAGAAGACTTAGGCTGCCACATGGATGCGGTCAACGTCAAAGCGACCACCACCGAGAAGCTCGGCTTTACCGGACGCGGCGAAGGCATCGCCTGTGAAGCGGTCGCGTTAGTCCTGAAAGCTGACAGCCAATGA
- the truD gene encoding tRNA pseudouridine(13) synthase TruD, with product MTLNYLHGTPVASGVIKANPEDFVVVEDLGYGADGEGEHLLVRIRKVGANTRFVAEALAKYLGIHQRDMSYAGMKDRHAVTEQTLCFRLPGNAMPDLRGFSLEGVDILQVVRHKRKLRIGALAGNAFRLVIRQISDRDAVETRLVQVRDAGAPNYFGEQRFGRGGNNLVMAEKWARNEIIIRDRNKRSLMLSAARSALFNQVTSARLQQQGSLTQALNGDALQLTGRGSWFVAQPDELAESQRRVEQHELRITAPLPGCGEPGPQADALAFEQQALADESLLLGLIEREKVDAARRAMLVVPRDMQWSWWDDVTLELSFWLPAGSFATSVVRELLTQTDSPDQPDE from the coding sequence ATGACGCTGAATTACCTGCACGGCACGCCCGTCGCTTCCGGCGTGATCAAAGCTAACCCGGAAGATTTCGTGGTGGTGGAAGACCTCGGCTATGGCGCGGATGGTGAAGGTGAGCACTTACTAGTGCGCATCCGCAAAGTCGGGGCCAATACCCGCTTTGTGGCGGAGGCGCTGGCTAAGTATCTTGGTATTCATCAGCGCGACATGAGCTATGCCGGGATGAAAGACCGCCATGCGGTCACGGAGCAGACTCTCTGTTTCCGTCTGCCAGGCAATGCGATGCCCGATCTGCGCGGTTTTTCGCTGGAAGGCGTCGACATTCTGCAGGTGGTGCGCCACAAGCGTAAGCTGCGCATCGGCGCACTGGCGGGAAATGCGTTCCGGCTGGTTATCCGCCAGATCAGCGACCGCGATGCGGTTGAAACGCGTCTGGTGCAGGTTCGTGATGCGGGCGCGCCCAACTATTTTGGTGAACAGCGCTTTGGCCGCGGCGGCAATAACCTGGTGATGGCGGAGAAGTGGGCGCGCAATGAGATTATTATTCGCGACCGCAACAAACGCAGCCTGATGCTTTCTGCTGCACGCAGTGCGCTGTTTAATCAGGTGACCAGCGCGCGTCTGCAACAGCAGGGCAGCCTGACGCAGGCGCTCAACGGCGATGCTTTGCAGCTGACTGGCCGTGGCAGCTGGTTTGTCGCCCAGCCAGATGAACTCGCAGAGTCACAGCGCCGGGTTGAACAGCATGAGCTGCGCATTACCGCGCCGCTGCCGGGATGCGGCGAGCCTGGCCCGCAGGCTGACGCACTGGCCTTTGAACAGCAGGCGCTGGCGGATGAGTCGCTGCTGCTGGGATTGATTGAACGTGAGAAGGTCGATGCTGCCCGCCGCGCTATGCTGGTGGTGCCGCGCGATATGCAGTGGAGCTGGTGGGATGACGTTACGCTGGAACTGTCGTTCTGGCTGCCTGCGGGTAGCTTTGCCACCAGCGTGGTCCGGGAGCTGCTGACTCAAACGGATTCGCCCGATCAGCCTGATGAGTAA
- the surE gene encoding 5'/3'-nucleotidase SurE → MRILLSNDDGIHAPGIQTLANALRQIADVQVVAPDRNRSGASNSLTLETPLRTFTHENGDIAVQMGTPTDCVYLGVNALMQPRPDIVVSGINAGPNLGDDVIYSGTVAAAMEGRHLGLPAIAVSLNGHQHYATAAAVTCALLRALTHEPLRTGRILNINVPDLPLAELKGIRVTRCGSRHPADQVIAQQDPRGNTLYWIGPPGEKLDAGPDTDFAAVDQGYVSVTALHVDLTAHSAQNVLSDWLAKAEVNLAW, encoded by the coding sequence ATGCGGATATTGCTCAGCAACGATGACGGCATTCATGCGCCAGGCATTCAGACTCTGGCAAACGCTCTGCGGCAGATTGCTGACGTGCAGGTTGTTGCTCCCGATCGTAACCGAAGCGGTGCCTCTAACTCCTTAACGCTGGAAACACCTCTGCGTACTTTCACCCATGAAAACGGCGATATCGCCGTTCAGATGGGTACCCCGACCGATTGCGTCTATCTGGGGGTGAATGCGCTGATGCAGCCGCGTCCTGACATTGTCGTGTCAGGCATCAATGCCGGTCCCAATCTGGGTGACGATGTCATCTACTCCGGCACGGTGGCGGCGGCGATGGAAGGGCGGCATCTTGGTTTACCGGCGATAGCGGTTTCACTTAACGGTCATCAGCACTACGCCACCGCGGCAGCGGTGACCTGCGCGCTCCTCAGGGCGCTGACGCATGAACCGCTGCGCACCGGCCGCATTCTCAACATCAATGTCCCCGATTTGCCGCTGGCCGAACTCAAAGGCATCCGCGTGACGCGCTGTGGCAGTCGCCATCCGGCGGATCAGGTGATTGCGCAGCAGGATCCGCGTGGCAATACCCTCTACTGGATTGGCCCGCCGGGCGAAAAACTGGATGCGGGCCCGGATACGGACTTTGCCGCCGTGGATCAGGGTTACGTTTCTGTAACCGCACTGCATGTCGATTTAACGGCGCACAGTGCGCAGAACGTGCTTAGTGACTGGTTGGCTAAAGCTGAGGTGAACCTGGCATGGTGA
- a CDS encoding protein-L-isoaspartate(D-aspartate) O-methyltransferase, with product MVNRRIETLLSQLRQQGIDDENLLKAISEVPRERFIDEAFEHKAWDNVALPIGSGQTISQPYMVARMTALLGLNPHSRVLEIGTGSGYQTAILAHLVDHVYSVERIKGLQWQAKRRLKQLDLHNVSTRHGDGWQGWPSRGPFDAIIVTAAPPEIPIALIAQLAEGGIMVLPVGEDQQVLKRLRRQGEEVTEEIIEPVRFVPLVQGDLA from the coding sequence ATGGTGAATCGGCGTATTGAGACACTGCTGTCACAACTGCGTCAGCAGGGTATTGATGATGAAAACCTGCTGAAAGCCATCAGCGAGGTGCCGCGCGAACGGTTTATCGACGAGGCATTTGAGCATAAAGCCTGGGACAATGTGGCCTTGCCTATCGGCTCCGGTCAGACGATCTCACAGCCTTATATGGTCGCGCGGATGACCGCGTTGCTCGGGCTGAATCCGCATTCGCGTGTACTGGAGATTGGTACGGGTTCCGGGTATCAGACAGCGATTCTTGCCCATCTGGTAGACCATGTTTATTCAGTAGAACGCATCAAAGGGCTGCAATGGCAGGCCAAACGTCGTCTGAAACAGCTGGATCTGCATAATGTCTCAACCCGCCATGGCGATGGCTGGCAGGGCTGGCCTTCTCGCGGTCCGTTCGATGCCATCATTGTTACCGCCGCGCCACCGGAAATTCCGATTGCGCTGATAGCACAACTGGCAGAAGGCGGCATTATGGTGCTGCCGGTTGGCGAAGATCAGCAGGTACTGAAGCGCCTGCGTCGTCAGGGCGAAGAGGTCACGGAAGAGATCATTGAACCGGTGCGTTTTGTTCCGCTGGTACAGGGCGATCTCGCCTGA